TTGGCCTACTAATTTTGATACTAACTCGCCTCGAGTGGAATAAACTCATTTATGAAGTAAGGTCGACCAACTACCTTTTCCTTATACCTGCAACACTTATTTACTTTATCGCGATCCTTCTTTCAGCTTATCGGTGGATAGCTTTTCTCAAGCTTAGAGGAATATATCTTAGTTTACCACAAGCCTTAAAGTATTACCTTATTTCCATATTTGCTGGCAATTTCCTCCCGTCTGGAGGGCTTGACATCATAAGGGCAATATACGCTGGAAGAGGTGGTAGGGTATCCGTGGCTCTTGCAGTAACCTTTATAGATAGACTAGCTGGATTTTACGCAATACTCTTCTACCTCATCCTGGCTGCCATCACACTATCCATGAAAGCCAAAGTCCTTTTGAAATTAACGATAATAGGTATTCTACTGCTTTTAACCCTCAACCTCCTTCTATTTACAAAGCAGTTCTACACATGGGTAAACAAAATTAAAAGAACGCGAATGACAATTCCTATCATAAAATTTCTAAACTCAATTTACGAGTTTCGCAGTGAATGGCCCATTATTATAAAAATGCTCCCCGTATCCATTCTAATACAGCTATTTTTCTCATTAGTTCCCATAGTAATGAGCCCGGGGCTAAAGGTAAAGATACCTTTCTTGGAAAGTATCCTCCTTCTACCGATCATCAATTTTGTTATCATGATTCCAATCACGATTTCAGGCCTTGGTCTGCGAGAAGGAGCTTTTATAATCCTCTACGGCGACCTTATAGGAAGAGAAAAGTCACTGCTGCTTTCACTCTTCTATTACCTTACCACAATAATTCTAAGTTTAATAGGTTGGGTTCTATTTCTCCTTGACAAACCTGAAAAAGATATTAAACAGAGCTTCTAAGGAATTCAAGTCTACCCACTCATCATTACCGTGAATATTACCACCTTTCGGCGCGGTAATTAAAACAGGCATTCCTCTCTCGGAGAAGAACCGACCGTCTGTGGCACCATGCTCTTTGGAGAAGGAAAGCTTTCTGTTGAGTACTTCTTCGGCAATTCTCTTATATTTTATTAAATACGGATTATCCTGTGGAGTAAAAACCGTTTCACCCGTTGAAATCAGCTCGTATTCTACCCCTTTATATTTTGATACAATACCCTTTACAAGCTCTTCCATTTTTTTAACAGTAAACGGATAAACGAAACGGATGTCAAGATACATTTCACCGTAGTCGGGAACTCTATTAGCAGAATCACCGCCAACCATTTTACCCAAGTTTATAGTGTTATGCCAGTGCTCGGGATCGCCACAAGGTTCAGGGTGAAAATGCGACTTTATTTCATTATAAATTTGAACCAACTTATCAAGAGCATTTTCACCGGCGAAAACCCTTGAGCCATGGGTAGCAAGACCTCGGGCAACGATCTTTACGTGGAAAACCCCTTTTCCTTCAATCACCAGTTGGAAATCCTCTCCCCCGTCAGGAATTATGACAAACTCTCCTCCAATACCTTCTCTTTCAACAAGGTATTTAACCCCATTTTCACTACCAACCTCTTCATCCGTAGTAAACAGAAAACCTACGTTGGGTTTTACCTCTTCTTGAGATAATGCCTTTATTAGTTCAATCATAACCGCACAGGAACCCTTCATATCTATGGAACCCCTACCGTATAAAAGGTTACCTTCTCTCCGGGGTATGAAGTCCTCATCCCTTCCACTCACCACATCAAGATGGCCAACAAAGAGGATTTCGGGGTGATAGGTGTTGTAGAAAGAGTAAAAAATAGATGGTTTATTGTTCACCAAGTACCTGCGAGAGAAAAGGCCTTCAAAACCCTTCAATTCCTCCTCAACAAGGTCAATAATCCTCGTCAATTCAGGAATATTATCGCTCACACTTTTAACTCTGATCAAACTCTCTAAAAGCTTTACTAATTTATCCTTCATCTTACCCCCTTGTTCCTATTTTTGAATTATAAATACAAAAGAATGGAATTTAAAAACAGGTCCAAGCAGATAAAGTCCAGAGAAAGTTTTTCAATCCCAAAAGCTCGATTTATAATTTTTGAAACAATAGGAGGAAATATGGGGTTTCGCAAAATCCTTATGTTTATATTTGTTTTGTTTTCCACGTTACGTAGTGAAAGACTTTCAATAGTCCGAGTCCACGTTAAAAATTATAAAGAACTGGAAGAAAAGGTTCTAAGATATTTTCCAAAAAGTGAAGTTCCAGAAATAACGGGAGTTGGGCCCAAAAAGTGGTATGATCTTCTGGTTGACGAAAAAGGACTCCAAAGGATAAAATCGCTGGACATAAAGTACGAAATAAGAATACCTGATCTGGAAAAAGAAAAGAAAAAGGTAAAAGATAGCTACCATTCTTACGAGCAAATCACAACTTTACTCAGGAACTATTCCCTAAGTCACCCATCAATTTGTAAAATCGAGAGCATAGGGCCCACTTATGAAGGAAGATGGATTTACGGGGTTAAAATTTCAGACAATGTTTCAGAAGATGAAGAAGAACCAGAACAACTTTTTTCTGGTTGCCACCATGCAAGGGAGTGGGCAAGTGTTGAGGCTCCTCTATTCATAATAGATACACTGCTTTCCGGGTATGGTCAAGATCAGACCATAACAAACATTGTAAATAGTAGAGAAATATGGGTATTCCCTGTCATAAATGTGGATGGATATGTTTACGACTACGGCGGAGGAGGAATTTCCTGGAGAAAAAACAGAGAACCCTATAGGGACTCAATAGGAACAGACCCTAACAGGAACTATAATGGTATATGTGACAGCAACGCAGTAGATGGATGGGGGGTGATAAACTCAAGTTCTACTTCCCATAACCCTTCTAAGGAGACCTTTTGCGGAAAACACCAGCATTCTGCTAAGGAAATTTGGGCATACTCCGAATTCATTAAATCACGCAACTTTGTGACAATATTGGATTATCATTCCTATTCTGAGCTGGTCCTTGCTCCATGGGGTCATAAAAACGATGCCACACCCCACGATGACTGGTACAATTCTATAGGAATCACAATGGCAAGCCTCATAGGAAAATTAAATGGAGGAACTTACACTTATGAAAAATCGGTTGAATTATACCCCACTTCCGGAAGTTCTACAGACTGGGAATACGGCTGGTACACTTATGTAAAAGGAACACCTTGCTTAGCGTTCACCGTTGAAATAGGAACCGATTTTTACCAAGATACTGCAGATTTATCCTACATTAAAAGAGAAAACTTTAGAGGAGCACTTTACCTATTGCAAAAGGGGGATTCCATCTATCAATTCATGAAAACAATCCCTCCTGCACCTGTGATAACTTCCCCACCCTCTGATACTGTTTCCGATTCTATTCAATTGGCTTGGACCGTTCCAAACGGCTATTTTAACCAGCCAGCTTCTTATGAAATTCAGATTCTAAAAGGGCAAAATAAAATTATAGAAAATTTTGAAGCTAATTTAGACTTATGGGTCATAGAAAACTTTTCTCAATCTACGCAAAGATACCACTCGGCTTCAAAATCCCTTGTATCTCCTCAAACCAATTATGCTATCTGCCAGGCAAGGACAAAATATCCTTATTATGTTGAACCCGGAGACAGCTTTACTCTGTGGACCTACTATGACATTGAAACAGACTATGATGTGCCATTATTGAGATATCCGAAAATTTACGTGAATGGTTACCATTAGAAAGTGAGAGAATAACTGGGCAAAGCTCAAACTGGGTTTACAAGAAATACGATCTTTCTAACTATGCAGGAAAAAGTGTCTATTTCAGGGTTCGTTACATGACCGATGCCTATGTCACTGGAGAAGGGATTTACATTGACGA
Above is a genomic segment from bacterium containing:
- a CDS encoding M20 family metallopeptidase; the protein is MKDKLVKLLESLIRVKSVSDNIPELTRIIDLVEEELKGFEGLFSRRYLVNNKPSIFYSFYNTYHPEILFVGHLDVVSGRDEDFIPRREGNLLYGRGSIDMKGSCAVMIELIKALSQEEVKPNVGFLFTTDEEVGSENGVKYLVEREGIGGEFVIIPDGGEDFQLVIEGKGVFHVKIVARGLATHGSRVFAGENALDKLVQIYNEIKSHFHPEPCGDPEHWHNTINLGKMVGGDSANRVPDYGEMYLDIRFVYPFTVKKMEELVKGIVSKYKGVEYELISTGETVFTPQDNPYLIKYKRIAEEVLNRKLSFSKEHGATDGRFFSERGMPVLITAPKGGNIHGNDEWVDLNSLEALFNIFFRFVKEK
- a CDS encoding M14 family metallopeptidase translates to MGFRKILMFIFVLFSTLRSERLSIVRVHVKNYKELEEKVLRYFPKSEVPEITGVGPKKWYDLLVDEKGLQRIKSLDIKYEIRIPDLEKEKKKVKDSYHSYEQITTLLRNYSLSHPSICKIESIGPTYEGRWIYGVKISDNVSEDEEEPEQLFSGCHHAREWASVEAPLFIIDTLLSGYGQDQTITNIVNSREIWVFPVINVDGYVYDYGGGGISWRKNREPYRDSIGTDPNRNYNGICDSNAVDGWGVINSSSTSHNPSKETFCGKHQHSAKEIWAYSEFIKSRNFVTILDYHSYSELVLAPWGHKNDATPHDDWYNSIGITMASLIGKLNGGTYTYEKSVELYPTSGSSTDWEYGWYTYVKGTPCLAFTVEIGTDFYQDTADLSYIKRENFRGALYLLQKGDSIYQFMKTIPPAPVITSPPSDTVSDSIQLAWTVPNGYFNQPASYEIQILKGQNKIIENFEANLDLWVIENFSQSTQRYHSASKSLVSPQTNYAICQARTKYPYYVEPGDSFTLWTYYDIETDYDVPLLRYPKIYVNGYH
- a CDS encoding lysylphosphatidylglycerol synthase transmembrane domain-containing protein — translated: MRKLTNIIKIIVSIGLLILILTRLEWNKLIYEVRSTNYLFLIPATLIYFIAILLSAYRWIAFLKLRGIYLSLPQALKYYLISIFAGNFLPSGGLDIIRAIYAGRGGRVSVALAVTFIDRLAGFYAILFYLILAAITLSMKAKVLLKLTIIGILLLLTLNLLLFTKQFYTWVNKIKRTRMTIPIIKFLNSIYEFRSEWPIIIKMLPVSILIQLFFSLVPIVMSPGLKVKIPFLESILLLPIINFVIMIPITISGLGLREGAFIILYGDLIGREKSLLLSLFYYLTTIILSLIGWVLFLLDKPEKDIKQSF